Proteins encoded in a region of the Lepeophtheirus salmonis chromosome 6, UVic_Lsal_1.4, whole genome shotgun sequence genome:
- the LOC121119525 gene encoding tubulin beta-4B chain → MREIVHMQAGQCGNQIGTKFWEIISDEHGIDPTGTYHGTSDLQLERTNVYYNEASGGMYVPRAVLVDLEPGTMDSVRSSPYGKIFRPDNFVFGQSGAGNNWAKGHYTEGAELVDSVLDVVRKESESCDCLQGFQLTHSLGGGTGSGMGTLLISKVREEYPDRIMNTYSVVPSPKVSDTVVEPYNATLSIHQLVENTDETFCIDNEALYDICFRTLKLTSPTYGDLNHLVSLTMSGVTTCLRFPGQLNADLRKLAVNMVPFPRLHFFMPGFAPLTSRGSQQYRALTVPELTQQMFDAKNMMTACDPRHGRYLTVAAIFRGRMSMKEVDEQMLNIQNKNTSYFVEWIPNNVKTAVCDIPPRGLKMAATFIGNSTAIQEIFKRISDQFTAMFRRKAFLHWYTGEGMDEMEFTEAESNMNDLVSEYQQYQEATAEDEGEFEEEEEEEMA, encoded by the coding sequence atgagagAGATAGTTCACATGCAAGCAGGCCAATGCGGGAACCAAATAGGAACAAAGTTTTGGGAAATCATATCCGATGAGCATGGCATTGATCCAACAGGAACTTATCATGGAACTTCGGACCTTCAGTTGGAGCGTACCAATGTATACTATAACGAAGCATCTGGTGGAATGTATGTTCCACGAGCAGTGCTTGTGGACTTAGAGCCAGGGACAATGGACTCTGTTCGTTCGAGTCCTTATGGAAAAATCTTTAGAcctgataattttgtttttggacaATCTGGTGCAGGTAACAACTGGGCCAAAGGACACTACACGGAAGGGGCTGAGTTGGTTGATTCTGTTTTGGATGTTGTTCGAAAGGAGTCAGAATCTTGTGACTGTCTTCAGGGATTTCAATTGACTCATTCTTTGGGTGGGGGGACAGGATCTGGAATGGGTACACTATTAATCTCTAAAGTCCGTGAAGAATACCCTGACAGaattatgaatacatattcTGTTGTTCCTTCACCTAAAGTCTCTGATACTGTTGTTGAGCCTTATAATGCAACTTTATCTATACATCAGCTCGTAGAGAATACTGATGAGACTTTCTGTATCGATAATGAGGCTTTGTATGATATTTGCTTCCGCACATTGAAACTGACATCGCCAACATATGGGGATTTGAATCATTTGGTCTCACTGACAATGTCAGGTGTTACTACTTGTCTTAGGTTTCCTGGTCAACTTAATGCTGATCTAAGAAAGTTAGCTGTAAACATGGTACCATTTCCtcgtcttcatttttttatgccaGGATTTGCCCCATTAACTTCTAGAGGAAGTCAACAATATAGAGCCCTTACTGTTCCAGAGCTTACACAGCAAATGTTTGATGCCAAaaatatgatgacggcatgcgATCCTAGACATGGTAGATACCTTACTGTTGCGGCTATATTTAGAGGGCGTATGTCAATGAAAGAAGTTGATGAACAAATgctaaatattcaaaacaagAATACATCTTACTTTGTTGAATGGATTCCAAATAATGTTAAGACAGCCGTTTGTGACATTCCACCTCGTGGCCTCAAAATGGCTGCGACATTCATTGGAAATTCTACTGCaattcaagaaatatttaagCGAATATCTGACCAATTTACGGCCATGTTCCGTAGAAAAGCGTTTTTACATTGGTATACTGGTGAGGGTATGGATGAGATGGAGTTTACTGAAGCTGAAAGTAATATGAATGATTTGGTATCAGAATACCAGCAATATCAAGAAGCTACAGCTGAAGACGAAGGAGAGTTtgaggaagaagaagaggaggagaTGGCTTGA
- the LOC121119678 gene encoding 2-acylglycerol O-acyltransferase 1 isoform X2 has product MSFLDKDKSRSQKPFQLLGIKFAPLSIPFERRLQTIAALIWSSIIVIGFPLGYILFLYLLWTSRAQWIFWPYIAWLIYDIRTPFNGGRNIHGSICLNVRNWRIWKYFKDYFPVKVIKTTDLDPNKGYLLGSHPHGFMASGVFAAFGTNDKDLIDIYPNIKSRVIATSGIFIIPFIRELNTSFGSVSCSKESMEIALRNGKGLIHVLIVGGAMEAMNLGDHKDVHTLYLEKRKGFIKMAIRTGVDLIPSFTFGENKLYHQFEHPLLKKIQLFFERIFGFVPLIFFGRGIFQYSFGFLPLRVPLHVVIGKPIPVIMDPNPSIEMIENLHRIYVNDLKELYDKYNPLYGDANVKLVIS; this is encoded by the exons ATGAg TTTCCTTGACAAAGATAAATCAAGATCCCAGAAGCCATTTCAACTTTTAGGCATTAAATTTGCTCCACTTTCCATTCCATTTGAGCGCCGTCTGCAAACAATTGCAGCTTTAATTTGGTCCAGCATCATTGTCATTGGATTTCCTCTGGGTTATATCCTCTTTTTGTATCTTTTGTGGACCTCTCGAGCACAATGGATATTTTGGCCGTACATCGCATGGCTAATCTATGACATTCGAACTCCTTTCAATGGAGGGCGGAATATTCATGG AAGTATATGTCTCAATGTTCGAAATTGGCGGATTTGGAAGTATTTCAAGGATTATTTCCCTGTCAAAGTTATCAAAACCACTGATCTCGATCCGAATAAAG GTTATTTGCTTGGAAGTCATCCGCACGGTTTTATGGCTTCAGGTGTATTTGCAGCATTTGGAACGAATGACAAggatttaatagatatttatcCGAATATAAAATCTAGAGTAATTGCTACATCcggtatttttattataccgTTCATTAGAGAACTAAATACGTCCTTTGGATCCGTCTCTTGTTCAAAAGAGAGTATGGAAATTGCTTTGAG aaatgGGAAGGGTTTAATCCATGTACTTATCGTTGGCGGTGCTATGGAAGCAATGAATCTCGGAGATCATAAGGACGTACATACACTCTATTTGGAGAAAAGAAAAGGTTTTATTAAAATGGCTATTCGTACTGGTGTTGATCTCATCCCGTCCTTCACTTTTGGAGAGAATAAACTTTATCATCAGTTTGAACATCCACTgttaaagaaaattcaattgttCTTCGAAAGAATATTTGGATTTGTTccacttatattttttggtcGAGGGATATTCCAATATTCTTTCGGTTTCCTTCCTCTCCGTGTTCCACTACATGTTGTAATTGGTAAGCCAATACCTGTGATAATGGATCCAAACCCCTCCATTGAAATGATTGAAAATCTTCATCGCATTTATGTAAATGATTTAAAggaattatatgataaatataaccCTTTATATGGAGATGCCAACGTGAAACTTGTGATAAGTTAA
- the LOC121119678 gene encoding 2-acylglycerol O-acyltransferase 1 isoform X1 has translation MKHFLCFLDKDKSRSQKPFQLLGIKFAPLSIPFERRLQTIAALIWSSIIVIGFPLGYILFLYLLWTSRAQWIFWPYIAWLIYDIRTPFNGGRNIHGSICLNVRNWRIWKYFKDYFPVKVIKTTDLDPNKGYLLGSHPHGFMASGVFAAFGTNDKDLIDIYPNIKSRVIATSGIFIIPFIRELNTSFGSVSCSKESMEIALRNGKGLIHVLIVGGAMEAMNLGDHKDVHTLYLEKRKGFIKMAIRTGVDLIPSFTFGENKLYHQFEHPLLKKIQLFFERIFGFVPLIFFGRGIFQYSFGFLPLRVPLHVVIGKPIPVIMDPNPSIEMIENLHRIYVNDLKELYDKYNPLYGDANVKLVIS, from the exons ATGAAACACTTTTTGTG TTTCCTTGACAAAGATAAATCAAGATCCCAGAAGCCATTTCAACTTTTAGGCATTAAATTTGCTCCACTTTCCATTCCATTTGAGCGCCGTCTGCAAACAATTGCAGCTTTAATTTGGTCCAGCATCATTGTCATTGGATTTCCTCTGGGTTATATCCTCTTTTTGTATCTTTTGTGGACCTCTCGAGCACAATGGATATTTTGGCCGTACATCGCATGGCTAATCTATGACATTCGAACTCCTTTCAATGGAGGGCGGAATATTCATGG AAGTATATGTCTCAATGTTCGAAATTGGCGGATTTGGAAGTATTTCAAGGATTATTTCCCTGTCAAAGTTATCAAAACCACTGATCTCGATCCGAATAAAG GTTATTTGCTTGGAAGTCATCCGCACGGTTTTATGGCTTCAGGTGTATTTGCAGCATTTGGAACGAATGACAAggatttaatagatatttatcCGAATATAAAATCTAGAGTAATTGCTACATCcggtatttttattataccgTTCATTAGAGAACTAAATACGTCCTTTGGATCCGTCTCTTGTTCAAAAGAGAGTATGGAAATTGCTTTGAG aaatgGGAAGGGTTTAATCCATGTACTTATCGTTGGCGGTGCTATGGAAGCAATGAATCTCGGAGATCATAAGGACGTACATACACTCTATTTGGAGAAAAGAAAAGGTTTTATTAAAATGGCTATTCGTACTGGTGTTGATCTCATCCCGTCCTTCACTTTTGGAGAGAATAAACTTTATCATCAGTTTGAACATCCACTgttaaagaaaattcaattgttCTTCGAAAGAATATTTGGATTTGTTccacttatattttttggtcGAGGGATATTCCAATATTCTTTCGGTTTCCTTCCTCTCCGTGTTCCACTACATGTTGTAATTGGTAAGCCAATACCTGTGATAATGGATCCAAACCCCTCCATTGAAATGATTGAAAATCTTCATCGCATTTATGTAAATGATTTAAAggaattatatgataaatataaccCTTTATATGGAGATGCCAACGTGAAACTTGTGATAAGTTAA